The following proteins are co-located in the Paenibacillus sp. FSL H8-0079 genome:
- a CDS encoding Imm8 family immunity protein, with protein MIKPILKDLIITGNPNIHGKLQFTETEDIGDDFYLSGTACIGTEDSEGEDNFDFTIITPKALERELKNEINVVLGMRHFIVNKLDFELITETIQQILMQHQGETWEEIAKDLAPYFIWEYTDSIRLNSEEELLEMIKKHSDNDI; from the coding sequence GTGATTAAGCCGATCTTAAAAGATCTTATTATTACTGGAAATCCGAATATTCATGGCAAGTTACAATTCACGGAGACTGAAGATATCGGAGACGATTTTTACTTGTCAGGTACAGCCTGTATTGGAACGGAAGATTCTGAAGGTGAGGATAATTTTGATTTTACAATCATAACTCCGAAAGCATTAGAAAGAGAACTGAAAAACGAGATTAACGTAGTCTTGGGTATGAGGCATTTTATTGTTAATAAGTTAGATTTTGAATTGATTACGGAAACCATTCAGCAAATTCTGATGCAGCATCAGGGGGAGACTTGGGAAGAAATAGCCAAAGACCTAGCTCCTTATTTTATATGGGAATATACGGATTCTATACGTTTGAATAGTGAAGAAGAGCTCTTGGAGATGATTAAGAAACATTCGGATAACGATATTTAA
- a CDS encoding DUF3221 domain-containing protein has translation MSNLRTAFISISILLGCLTGCAEQNACKSAQTTTDVPDDRGFTGYVVERKDDSILVVDPAFQDYSSNGGDSRYYPAKWFSNAPDQQIGSYVEIWTDGGPENEPYPGQARAETIAVSCPNTPDGAHLSEADAIRGALYSPDGEKVRIPVIEDVQFYQDAGMWTIRMKDAMSTTENQDEIDIRVEDVESVE, from the coding sequence TTGCTAGGATGTCTTACGGGATGTGCGGAACAAAATGCATGTAAGTCGGCGCAGACTACAACGGATGTACCAGATGATAGAGGTTTCACTGGTTATGTGGTTGAACGCAAAGACGATTCTATTCTTGTTGTTGATCCCGCATTTCAAGATTACAGTTCCAATGGGGGAGACAGTCGGTATTATCCGGCAAAATGGTTCTCCAACGCGCCTGATCAGCAGATCGGCTCCTATGTTGAAATCTGGACGGATGGAGGCCCGGAAAACGAACCCTATCCTGGGCAGGCCAGAGCAGAAACGATAGCGGTATCTTGTCCAAATACTCCAGATGGTGCTCATCTAAGTGAGGCGGACGCAATTCGGGGTGCATTATACTCACCAGATGGAGAAAAGGTACGTATTCCCGTGATTGAAGATGTACAATTTTATCAGGATGCAGGAATGTGGACTATTCGCATGAAAGATGCGATGTCAACGACAGAGAATCAAGATGAGATTGATATCAGAGTAGAGGATGTAGAGTCAGTCGAGTAA
- a CDS encoding DUF5071 domain-containing protein, producing the protein MEIREYFPRDKSDFEAVRKLSEFSDVELKVIIPMLMEWLQDGNWPISKPIEDLLLRLGEDLIPHIKDVLQTHDSTWEYFVLVGLIDRLPVSHLNMLQTDLVRILESPTHDEILEELDEVILELLEKMKGDQREIGGYGSLDT; encoded by the coding sequence ATGGAGATTAGGGAGTATTTTCCCCGCGATAAGTCTGATTTTGAAGCGGTGCGCAAGTTAAGTGAATTTAGTGATGTCGAATTAAAAGTTATCATCCCAATGCTTATGGAGTGGTTGCAAGACGGGAATTGGCCTATCTCTAAGCCGATAGAGGATCTGCTATTGAGACTGGGCGAAGACTTAATTCCTCATATTAAGGATGTATTGCAAACACATGATTCTACGTGGGAATATTTTGTTTTGGTCGGTTTGATTGATCGATTGCCTGTATCACATCTAAATATGCTACAGACGGATTTGGTAAGAATACTGGAGTCTCCTACACATGATGAGATACTAGAGGAGTTGGATGAGGTTATCTTGGAGCTTTTGGAAAAGATGAAGGGAGACCAACGAGAGATAGGTGGATATGGAAGTTTGGATACATAG